Part of the Amyelois transitella isolate CPQ chromosome 15, ilAmyTran1.1, whole genome shotgun sequence genome, CATAGTTGAATACTGCCTTATAGTCTACGTAAGATTGTTTGCTCTgcctatcccgtaagggataaaggcaTTATTATGTGTACATGTTAAAAAAGACTGTAAATGAGGTATACCTACTAACAAATCTACTTAGAACTAAGCCAATGGGCCTCTTCTTGCTGATGGTTTCCTATAGATATAGAGAAAACCAAATCACTTTTTTAGAAAAGTTTAAATGTGGTCTAATAAATTTCCACATTTTGCAGTTTTTTAAacacacattaaaattaagtgttacaaaacttatatttttagaatgtAGCCATACAGTTTGATTCCCATCCTCATCTTATTTTGTGAATACTGTTGAAgctgcaaaataaaaaatcaaagcaaataaaattaaaaagtattgcACAAAGTAGCATGTTGAATTTgtaattaagaaatattatatataaagcaTTAATTATTAGGTATAACAGTACTACTCACCTGAACTTGTTAATACTTGATGACATATGTCTAGGACTTTTTGTACATGCATACAAATTTGAAGGCCGCAAAGGTAGCAAATCAACATCATGTAAAACCAGACATGGGAATCCTGCTTTCATGGCCGCCACAGCACCAATGTTCAAAAGTTTGGCTCTGTTGAAAGGCCGAGAGTCCATCTGTTCCACCACATAGATGCGATAGTGGATGCATTGCCGGTGAAGAAACATATGCATATATACTAGAAAACCTCGTAATTGTTCTGCAATATCTCTGAAATGGAGGAAACATTTGATATTTTCAAATCAATTTTACGAGGAACCAATAATTTTCATCATAATATGCTTGCTGATAAAGAGAACACAATGATAAATTGGTTCAAAATAGTATTGATACTAACCTATAAGGAACTATGATTGCTGTACTAAATTTAGGTTTACAATCGGACGGAGCATATTCCCCTCCTTCTTTAATCTTATGGTCTTCCACCAAATCATCATCGGCCAGGCTGAGGGAGAGCGTGGTGTCATCGAAGATTACGTCACGATAGTCGCAGTGCAACACCGCACTACTTGTGAAGTTTGCCGCAGTTTCCTCGTGTAATCTTTTGATAACCAATTCCTTTTCTATATATTCGTAATTTCCACGGACATTCATATCAGGATGAAAGATTAtaagtatgaataaaataagaaacccgcagaaaactattttctttttccaaGCATGACGCATTGTTGttttttatgataatgttTTAGATAGAATGTTTAAATCAATAATGCTATTACATTCTTCTTCATTCGATTTCGTTTATTAGTTTGAAATTTCGGAAAagcaacaaacaaaatattgtccaaaagaaaaatcatatgagaaattgtttgttttgatcTTTTAAAACACGGTATAACAAGCAAGCCTATTTGTTACTTGTCAATGTCATATAGACAACAGACAATGGAAATCacagatattaataaataagcggcctctgtggcgcagcggtagtgctctgtctgtgacaccggacgtcccgggttcgaatcccggccagggcatgatgagaatgattggcctgggtcttggatgtttatatatacatataagtatttattataaatatagtgtcgttgagttagtatctcgtaacacaagtttcgaactccTTGGcggctaattcaatctgtgtaatttgtcccgtatatacttattaatttatttatttacttattgaaaaattatctaagtttattatttttttgattatgCTTAACGGTAATCAATGAAATACCAACTCAAAACAAAAAGGTTTTTATTCACGAAGTTGATAGGAAATTGTTCTcattttctctctctctctctctttgaCTTTGAGTTGGACTAAGAAAATTGTCGGGTTGGGGGACCGCTTCTAAACCTAACAAGAAATTACAAATGGTCTAACTTAGCTTAGTAGCATAGCAAGGGCCCACAATGCGACGTTATTCGTATTTCTTAAAAACCATCTAGGTATTAGCTAATAGTTATAATCACAaacaaagtgaaaataatacatattaaggtaacttaaaataatttcttttatttcttaattttaaagggaatttaaatttgtgtcAGATCACagttaagttattttataaaataactagaggccgcccgcgacttcgtccgcatggaaaccctatcaatcccgcgggaactctgggataaaaagtagcctatgtgttattctgggtcttcagctacctacata contains:
- the LOC106138380 gene encoding beta-1,4-galactosyltransferase 1, whose protein sequence is MRHAWKKKIVFCGFLILFILIIFHPDMNVRGNYEYIEKELVIKRLHEETAANFTSSAVLHCDYRDVIFDDTTLSLSLADDDLVEDHKIKEGGEYAPSDCKPKFSTAIIVPYRDIAEQLRGFLVYMHMFLHRQCIHYRIYVVEQMDSRPFNRAKLLNIGAVAAMKAGFPCLVLHDVDLLPLRPSNLYACTKSPRHMSSSINKFRFVIPYLNLFDGAIAIVSKQFKAVNGMSNEFYGWGGEDDDLYARLEAQGIKPCRFEPSTSQYHKVTLESQIRRDRSRKSVIYSKEKMALDGLNTLKFTEVATVLHPLFTHIMVDL